The following are from one region of the Sandaracinus amylolyticus genome:
- a CDS encoding nuclear transport factor 2 family protein: protein MNAPDDTLAIARAYHRGWSTKRFDDAVRLLARDLIVEVPINAYPDAESFAKALVAFGGMTTRVELLAELAGDDQAMLLYDMEVVGLGRLRVAEHFTIRGGTITRIRQIHDTAALRAAGFAS, encoded by the coding sequence GTGAACGCTCCGGACGACACGCTCGCGATCGCGCGGGCCTACCATCGAGGCTGGTCGACGAAGCGGTTCGACGACGCGGTGCGCCTGCTCGCGCGCGACCTGATCGTCGAGGTGCCGATCAACGCGTATCCCGACGCCGAGTCGTTCGCGAAGGCGCTCGTCGCGTTCGGCGGGATGACGACTCGGGTCGAGCTGCTGGCGGAGCTCGCGGGCGACGATCAGGCGATGCTGCTCTACGACATGGAGGTCGTGGGGCTCGGTCGGCTGCGGGTCGCCGAGCACTTCACGATCCGCGGCGGAACGATCACCCGGATCCGTCAGATCCACGACACCGCGGCGCTGCGCGCCGCGGGCTTCGCGAGCTGA